Genomic window (Rhodopirellula bahusiensis):
TCTCCTGACACGCGGCCTTACCTTTGGCAGTACGGCATCGCACTTTTTTTCGCAGGACGCTTCGATGACGGACGCGAATTGTTTGAGGCTCATCGACGCGTGAATCCCAACGATGTTGAGAATGCGGCTTGGCACTTTCTCTGCGAAGCCAAAGCCAATGATATCGAGTCGGCTCGCAAGCTTCTCCTACCTGCACCAGGAGACCGAAGAGTTCCGATGTCAGAGATCCTCGATCGTTTGCCGGGTGGAGACGCGGGTGAGATCGAAGCTGCCGTGAAAGAAATCGACCGTCCGGCGTCGAAGCAATCGGCACGCTTCTACGCCGATCTGTACCTGGGGCTGATCGCGGATGCGGAAGGAAATCCAGCGGACGCTCAGCGTTTTATGAAGCGAGCGGGAGAGACCCCGATGACTCACTACATGGCCGATGTGGCTCGTGTCTATGCGGACCACTTGCATTCCTCGGCCAAACCGGATGAACGCTGAGAACCGTCTGGTTGTT
Coding sequences:
- a CDS encoding tetratricopeptide repeat protein; translation: MNAQQPSIDHSARHELAIERAQSNLRPDDSVATNRLVALADALLRAGKVNESIPHYEKAIEQSPDTRPYLWQYGIALFFAGRFDDGRELFEAHRRVNPNDVENAAWHFLCEAKANDIESARKLLLPAPGDRRVPMSEILDRLPGGDAGEIEAAVKEIDRPASKQSARFYADLYLGLIADAEGNPADAQRFMKRAGETPMTHYMADVARVYADHLHSSAKPDER